The Daphnia pulex isolate KAP4 chromosome 3, ASM2113471v1 genome includes a region encoding these proteins:
- the LOC124190282 gene encoding serine/threonine-protein phosphatase 6 regulatory ankyrin repeat subunit A-like: MLHVLLTSPDDYNKQDKEGKTPLHYACIKASPCILHKLLDKTQGNIKDVYGDIPLTVAIKYNNERAVDMLWHSVHFNASARDNQQNTLLHMACRHENLSLLKIIFSRTTDFNARNVYDETPLHIACSVNNRTAIRMLKEKYVDRNALDVKGQTPLVITASFNHTEAAMELFDDTNTPVEPILLNDDINATDVIIVNGEPINIRTCILLDATDENGNTALHYCSLFGNKELASFLIHKGARITVLNCHLDTIAPYTQRYMNPSRRCRGMYKNWKLNNYFQMEDKVA, encoded by the coding sequence atgttgcaTGTCCTCTTGACATCACCAGATGACTacaacaaacaagacaaagaaGGGAAAACGCCATTGCATTACGCATGCATAAAGGCTAGCCCGTGCATTCTGCACAAACTCCTAGACAAAACGCAAGGAAACATCAAAGACGTTTACGGTGACATACCGTTAACAGTTGCCATAAAGTATAATAACGAAAGAGCGGTAGATATGCTGTGGCATAGCGTCCACTTCAACGCATCAGCAAGAGACAATCAACAAAATACGCTACTCCACATGGCCTGCCGCCACGAAAACTTATCacttctaaaaataattttttcccgcACAACAGACTTCAATGCAAGAAATGTGTATGACGAAACCCCTCTTCACATTGCATGCTCTGTCAACAATCGAACGGCAATTAGAatgctaaaagaaaaatatgtagACAGAAATGCTCTAGATGTGAAAGGACAGACGCCATTAGTCATAACGGCAAGTTTCAATCACACGGAAGCAGCAATGGAACTGTTCGACGACACAAACACGCCAGTCGAACCTATTTTATTAAATGATGACATCAACGCAACAGATGTAATCATCGTAAATGGCGAACCTATCAACATAAGAACGTGTATTCTACTAGACGCCACGGACGAAAATGGAAACACAGCCCTGCACTACTGTTCTCTTTTTGGAAATAAAGAACTGGCCAGTTTTCTCATCCACAAAGGCGCAAGAATAACGGTACTGAACTGCCATCTGGATACAATTGCCCCATATACACAGAGGTATATGAACCCCAGCAGGAGATGCCGTGGAATGTACAAGAATTGGAAACTGAACAATTATTTCCAGATGGAGGACAAAGTGGCCTAG